Proteins encoded by one window of Streptomyces sp. ALI-76-A:
- a CDS encoding Zn-dependent alcohol dehydrogenase yields the protein MRGVVFDGRRAEVVDDLVVRDPDPGEVRVAVAAAGLCHSDLSVVDGTIPFPVPVVLGHEGAGVVEAVGAGVTHVRPGDHVALSTLANCGTCGECDRGRPTMCRRAIGRPGRPFTRDGRPVYQFAATSAFAERTVVKAVQAVRVPDDVPLPSAALIGCGVLTGVGAVLNRAKVDRGDSVLVIGTGGIGLNVLQGARIAGALTIVAVDANPAKEAVARRFGATHFLTSAQGVRDVLPTGADHAFECVGRVELIRQAVDALDRHGQAILLGVPPATAEASFLVSSMYLDKSILGCRYGSSRPQRDIPLYAALYREGRLLLDELVTETYPVEDFEKAVADAEAGRVARGVLTF from the coding sequence ATGCGAGGCGTGGTGTTCGACGGACGGCGGGCCGAGGTCGTGGACGATCTCGTCGTACGGGATCCGGACCCCGGCGAGGTGCGGGTCGCCGTCGCGGCGGCGGGGCTGTGCCACAGCGATCTGTCCGTGGTGGACGGGACCATACCGTTCCCCGTTCCGGTGGTGCTGGGCCATGAGGGCGCGGGCGTGGTGGAGGCGGTGGGGGCCGGGGTCACCCATGTCCGCCCCGGCGATCACGTGGCCCTGTCCACACTCGCGAACTGCGGTACGTGCGGGGAGTGCGACCGGGGGCGGCCGACGATGTGCCGGCGGGCGATCGGGCGGCCTGGGCGGCCGTTCACCCGGGACGGGCGGCCGGTGTACCAGTTCGCCGCCACCTCCGCCTTCGCGGAACGGACCGTGGTGAAGGCCGTGCAGGCGGTCCGCGTCCCCGACGACGTCCCGCTGCCGTCGGCCGCGCTCATCGGATGCGGGGTGCTGACCGGGGTGGGCGCCGTGCTCAACCGGGCGAAGGTGGACCGCGGGGACAGTGTGCTGGTGATCGGCACGGGCGGGATCGGGCTGAACGTGCTTCAGGGAGCGCGGATCGCGGGCGCCCTGACGATCGTCGCCGTGGACGCGAACCCGGCGAAGGAGGCGGTGGCCCGGCGGTTCGGCGCCACCCACTTCCTGACCTCCGCCCAGGGCGTGCGGGACGTCCTGCCGACGGGTGCGGACCACGCCTTCGAGTGCGTCGGCCGGGTCGAGCTGATCCGGCAGGCGGTCGACGCGCTGGACCGCCACGGGCAGGCGATCCTCCTCGGCGTCCCGCCGGCCACGGCCGAGGCGTCCTTCCTCGTCTCGTCGATGTACCTGGACAAGTCGATCCTCGGCTGCCGCTACGGCTCCTCGCGCCCCCAGCGGGACATCCCGCTGTACGCCGCGCTGTACCGCGAGGGCCGGCTGCTCCTCGACGAACTGGTGACGGAGACCTACCCCGTGGAGGACTTCGAGAAGGCGGTGGCGGACGCGGAGGCGGGGCGGGTGGCACGCGGGGTGCTGACCTTCTGA